TGACTTCTAAAACTGTGTTTGTGCGGGCTGCTGTGCGGGACTTGAGTGGGACTTTTCAGCCCCAAAAGGTACACTTAAGGACCTTCTCCTTGTTATTCTCCACCCATGTTTTTCTGGACTTCCATGAAAGGTGTCGTCTCCTCTGTCTGCATAGTCCTGGACTTCCACGTGTGAGTGCCGATTGCACTATTACTTGACTTCCACGTATCAGTGCTGTTCACTCTCTTGTGTCATATTACTGCTGGACTTGTTTGTTTTAGCGGACGCGCACAGCTATTATGTTTGCTGGACATTTTTGTTTTGTGCTGTGCATTTCGCTGTATTTGCAGGAAAGCCTCTGTTAGTTTGTTTGTACTTCTTACTTTGCTAAAGTACAGTTTATTTGTCTTAACTTTGGTCTCAGTTCCATTTTATCCCATGCAGATTCCATagtacttaaggccccttcacatttagcgacgctgcagcgataccgacaacgatccggatcgctgcagcgtcgctgtttggtcgctggagagctgtcacacagaccgctctccagcgaccaacgatgccggtaaccagggtaaacatcgggttactaagcgcaggaccgcgcttagtaacccgatgtttaccctggttaccatgctaaaagtaaaaaaaaaacaaacagtacatacttacctacagccgtctgtcctccagcgctgcgctctgcttctctgctctcctcctgtactgtctgggagccggaaagcagagcggtgacgtcaccgctctgctttccggctcacagccagtacaggaggagagcagagcgcagcgctggaggacagacagctgtaggtaagtatgtactgtttgtttttttttacttttaggatggtaaccagggtaaacatcgggttactaagcgcggccctgcgcttagttacccgatgtttaccctggttaccagtgaagacatcgctggatcggtgtcacacacgccgatccagcgatgtctccagggagtccagcgacgaaataaagttctggactttattcagcgaccaacgatctcccagcaggggcctgatcgttggtcgctgtcacacataacgatttcattaacgatatcgttgctacgtcacaaatagcaacgatatcgttaacaatatcgttatgtgtgaaggtacctttacataatGTTTACACATTGGTGAAACACACATCGGGTGACCCTCATCAGGTCTAAGTAAGAAGGAAAAAAGGGGTGCACTCTGTGGAATGGAGCTGGCTGAACCTGGACAGGATCCAGTTCAATCATAAattcgggcaaacaaccgcactcagacaattttatgcatcagagatgtgaagtatttattgagtaacaccacagtggtcaatagagttctgaggtaacgtttcgacccgaaaggtctttctcaaacctcactgtaAAAAACATGAAATAGACTATATTAAAGATGGTGGAACCAAAACAATACAGACAGAATACAGCATAGCAAAAATTATAGAATATCATAGGAAGTGCTAAACACAGTGGATGCAATTAACAACAGCTAGAGGAGGCCAATACATGCATAATGTGGTAAACATGATGGATGCCACTGTGTTGCCAGATGTATAAAGGGATGCTGTATATGCCTGAAGAGTAAAACAAAGGGGGGGACAAAAAAAGGGGGTGGGGGAGACCTAGTACCagacaaaacaaaataaataacCATATTATGCGAGAaaattatttacatatgtacaaatCTTACAAAAtacgtgaacgaggcccagaggagTATACACGTAATATGAATATTAGATCAGCGTTCAGGCAGGCAGACAAACGGAGGGCGGTAGGCTTCATAGACAACTGaaaacatatagatatatataaaaaaaatacacattgtaAGCAAGGGGTAGAGCAAAACTGACCTTAGTGAATAGTGATGGagaaaagaggaggaggacgatacttgtccgataaatggagacagaggctccTATGGAGAGTAGCAGAGAATGAGGCAAGGCAAAATGCTATGGTGGGGGCCAGAAGCAGAGCCTAATAAACACATACCACAAATGGTCCAGAGAGCAGGAGTACGAAGATCCGGTacggcacggacagggcgcagTGTCCCTAAAAGCACTGTGGATGAGAGACCAGAAGTGAGGATGCTAATAGTGTGAAGAGAAAGCAGGGAGCTAAACCAAAGGGAGAAGGTACCTGTGGGTCCAGCAGGAAGGAAGGAGGCGGTAGTGTCCGGCATGGTGAACTGTCAGGGGATAAATACCAGCCAGACAGGAAGTGTGGTAGCGTGGAGGTGCGAGAAAGAGGCCAGGAACGCACGCTGAGGAGCTGAAAGAAGCGCGCACGGGGAGGAGCGAGAGAGAGGCCCGGAACGCACGCTGGAGCGCAGAAGACAGTGCGCACGCGCAGGAAGCAGGAGGCGTCTAGAATGAAGGGCTGGCAAAGGACGAGCAGAGGTGCACTGAGGGAGAAGCGCTATGTCGGCGCGTGCGCAGAGTGTGCGGATGTAGTAGGAGCGTGTCAGTACATAGGGCTCTGTGCTGATGGCAAGGGGAGGGGAAGGGGAAAAGAGGAAACAGGCGTACAGAGCTGAAAGAAAGAGAAAGTGGAGGTGGCGGTGTAGAGCCAGAGGATACTATATGGATTAAAAGCAATGATTTATAGAGAAAAAATAGAAAGATGAGAAATAAGAAGAAAAAGAAGGAGATAAGTAAAGGATAAGTagagaaataaagtaaaaaatgacaaaatcaataaaaataaaaaaaggcaataATAAAAATATAGTGAAGAAAATAGAGAAAATATGGAAAAGAGAACAATGCGTAAAAtggataaaaaataaagaaaataaaactaaaaatgaaacaaatgaaaaaatgaaaagaatgaaaatgaaaaaggagaaaaagataatatgaaaaaaatgaaaaaaaaaaaaagtgggaaaaaaagggggaaaaaaaaggggaaaaaaaggaaaaaggaaaaaaagaaaagaaaaaaaggataAAATAATACAGGTCTATACTCCTGTATGAACTATTTTCACTTTAAGTGATGCAATTTCCGGGGAGTTATCTTTGTTGGCACTCTAATCTATGCTATGATATTATGTTTTAATTAATCTATTTTACCTATTATGTGACATTTATGTGAATTATCTATATATCTGAATTCATTTTATTTACCTATCATATTATACACATTCATGCACATATATCATTTGTACAGATATTGGTATTTGCAGTTATTGTATATTACTTTTTGGTGCCCCTTCATTTTTGGGGGATAGTTTTCCCTTGTTGCTGCTTACCTACCATGTATCCCTGTCTCTGTTATGTTGCCTACATACTTgttcttttaaattatttaataaGAAATATTTTCTATTATTTGTATTTACTTTTAGTCTTAATTTATTAATAACAAAGTACAATGTATCTGGAAAAATATAACATTCTGTTATAACTGATATGTTGAAAAAATTGTTTTGACCACAATaatgtgatacatgtcatatttgggCTTggacactaaggggttaaaatggcttCTTCCGACTTGAGTTCTCTGATGGCTGACAAGATGTGATTTttcaataaaacatttcccacattctgaacaaaaatATGGCTTCTTTTATTTGTGACATCTCTCATGGTTAACAAGAACTGATTTGtaagaaaaacatttcccacattctgaacatgaaaatggcttctctcctgtgagaGTTCTCTCATGTATAATAAGATGAGATGtcttagtaaaacatttcccacattctgagcatgaaaatggcttctctcctgtgtgatttctctgatgtGCAAAAAGAATTGATTTgtatgtaaaacatttcccacactctgagCATGAAAATAGCTTCGCTGCTATGTGATTTTTCTGATGTCTAACAAAAGttgatttatctgcaaaacattttccacattctggacatgaaaatggcttctctcctgtgtgaattctctcatgtacaAGAAGACTTGAtttctgagtaaaacatttcccacattctgagcaacaAAAtttcttctctcctgtgtgagtcatCTCATGTCTAACAAGAGCCGATTTCATAGTAAAAGATTTTCCACATtttgaacaagaaaatggcttctctcctgtgtgacttgacTGATGTGCTACAAGAATTGATTtatatgtaaaacatttcccacattctgcacatgCAAATGGCTTCactccagtgtgaattctctgatgtacaacAAGATGAGATTTCatataaaaacatttcccacattctgagcatgaaaatggcttctcttcggtgtgaattctctcatgtatgaAAAGATGATCTTTCTtagtaaaatattttccacattttgAGCATGAAAGTGGCTTCTCTTCGGTGTGAATTCTCTCGTGCACGACAAGATAAGCTTTCttggtaaaacattttccacattttgaGCATATCAATGGTTTATTTCCAATGTGAACTCCCTTGATgcctaacaagatgtgattttttaataaaacatttcccgcattctgaacatgaaaatggcttctctccggtgtgaattctctcatgtgtaacaagacttgatttgtcactaaaacattttccacattctgagcatgaaaatggcttctctcctgtgtgacatctctcatgtctaacaagacTCGATTTGTcactaaaacatttgccacattctgagcatgaaaatggcttatcTCCTGTGTGACATCTCTTAtgtgtaacaagacttgatttgtaagtaaaacatttcccacaatctgaacatgaataaggcttctctcctgtgtgaattctctcatgtacaTCAAGATTTGATTTCCGaacaaaagatttcccacattctgagcaagaaaatggcttcactcctgtgtgaattttcCTATGTGTAGGAAGATTCCttttatttgtaaaacatttcccacattctgagcatgaaattgTCTTCTTTCTTGTGGGCGTTGTTTTATTTTCCACACTTCTATGACTTTTATTTTGCTTAAAAGTCTGTGATGAATTAGGAGATAGTACTTTAAAAGGATCAGATGATAGTTCTTTGATATGAAAGACTGAGGGTATATCTGAGATGTTGCTATGCTCTTCGCATGTATCTTGTGTGATGCTACAATCATCCATTTTAAAATCCAGAGATATCATATGTCTTGCAGAGCTGTTGGTCCAATCATCTGCCAAGAACAAAATAAACTTAAAAATGACATTCATCTAGATCTGAAAATTAAAAATGTACGAAAACGTAAAATTATAACATTCCATACAAATTGTAAGGTATATAGCAATGTTCTATAAAGGTATGTAGGAAAATTCTACATAAAGCCGAGGCCCAGCAGTAAGTACCAGGAGAGGTGCCTGCACAGCTCCTGGCActctaaccccctaaatgctgctatCGATactgatcacagcatttagaatGCAAAGAAAAGTGATcggtgttgtcatgacgacatctgggtcaccaggctaCAGCAAATTCCAAAGACCATAGTAAGAGCATGGTCTATGGAGCTTGGATCAGTGTATAACTGAAGCTGTGATGCATTGTAATGCATTATAACAGTGATCAGGGTTAataaagttaaagtcccatagaggggctaagagaatttttttttataaagtataaaaaaatacaaaatacaaaaaatatatctactatataattgtctaagggtcacttccgtctgtctgtctgtcacggatattcattggtcgcggcttctgtctgtcatggaatttcaagtcgctgattggtcgcggcaaaacatccacgaccaatcagcgacgggcacagtccggaagaaaatggccgctccttactccccgcagtcagcgcccggcgcccgcatactctcctccggtcaccgctcacacagggttaatgccgacggtaacggaccgcgttatgccgcgggtaacacactccgaaaccgctgctattaaccctgtgtgtcctcaactttttactattgatgctgcctatgcggcatcaatagtaaaaaaatgtaatgttaaaaatattaaaaaaacaaaaaacctgctattctcaccctccgtcgtcgcgtcatctcctcggcagtgcaagcggcaggttgcggggccaaggatggtatgcgagaaggaccttccatgacgtcacggtcatgtgaccgcgacgtcatcacaggtcctgcactcatccaaccctgggaccggaagctgccgcttgcaccgcacacaggcggcaggactacaagggctcccttggaaggtgagtatatgtttattttttattttaactcttttttaacctgttacatacgtgtctgggcaatatactacgtgactggccattatactacgtgactgggcagtatactacgtggctgtgctgtatactacgtggctctgtgctgtatactacgtcgcagtgcaatatactacgtagctgggcaatatactacgtgactgggcaatatactacgtatctaggcaatatactacgtgactgggtaatatactacgtggctgggcaatatactatgtggctgggcaatatactacgtgactggacaatatactacatggctgggcaatatactacgtggttgggtaatatactacgtggctgggcaatatactacgtgggttgtgcaatatactacgtggacatgcatattctagaatacccgatgcgttagaatcgggccaccatctagtatatatatatatatgtatatatatatatatatatatatatatatatacactatgtggtggccgattctaatgcatcgggtattctagaatatgcatgtccacatagtatattggccagccacgtagtatattgcccagcgacgtagtatattgcccagccacgtagtatattgcctagccacgtagtatattgcccagtcacgtagtatattgcccagccacatagtatacagcagagagccacgtagtatattgcagagcgaggtagtatattgtccagccacgtagtatacagcacagagccacgtagtatattgcccagccacatagtatacagcacagagccacgtagtatattgcagagcgaggtagtatattgcccagccttgtagtatacagcacagagccacgtagtatattgcccagtgacgtagtatattaccgagccaagtatgtcacaggttaaaaaaataaaaaataaacatactcacctaacgattcgaggtccccttgtagttgaacatactcaccattctggttgctgctcctcagcgtcccgtctctccgcttcctgggatccaatggcgctgtgcagatgggcgcgcggctgccgccatcttgcgttccccggatgctttgcgaaattacccatatgacttagcggtctcgcgagaccgctaggtcttctgggtaattttgcaaagcatcgctggcaaaggaagatggcagcaggcacgagcggctcagcggacaacggagggtgagtatagcaggtttttagtttttttactatttttaacattactttcttttactattgatgccgcctaggcagcatcaatagtaaaaggttggggacacacagggttaatagctgcagtaacggaatgcgttacccatgccgcagtccgttaccgccggcattaaccctgtgttagcggtgaccggaggggagtatggagcgggcaccggggacactgactgcggggagctgagcgatggggacactgactgcggggagcggagcgccggggacactgactgcggggagcggagcgccggggacactgactgcggggagcggagcgccggggacactgactgcggggagcggagcgccggggacactgactgcggggagcggagcatcggggacactgactgcggggagcggagcgccggggacactgactgcgctgtatgaagtaataatatatatacatatgtgtctactgacatatatatatatatacatatatatacatacagtatatgtttttttttaacacatggatcccttgtatagccgtatgtcggttttgcatgcctgcgataaaaacacgcagtacggatgccatacggattacatacggaggatgccatgcgcaaaagacgctgaaacaccctgcctacgaaggagctacggaccactattttcgggacttttcagcgtattacggccgtaatatatggaccgtattttcatacgctgagtgtgaggccggccttagtctgtggcaggcactgacatattccgccacTATGGCTGCTgctctttcctcttcccccagtattatcggtaggttctcttcctccttcatgaagGTGAagcctgggaggagatcagacagtctcttgaggcAAGTGTccttcactgctgagtatttgggacacctcagcaggaagtgggcctcatcctccaaggcctcctgggggcactgctggcagagtctgctctctctcgctcctccagtctctctcaattcaattcaaatgagctttattggcaggactaagtacatattagcattgccaaagcaaatGGTAAAATAATAGGGGGACTCGGTGGGGTATAGAAGTCTCTCCTCCATCCTGTGTCTCTCTCTTACCTCCTGTCTCTTTCTTCCCTTCTGTCTCTCTCTTGTCTTCCATCTCCCCTTCTTTCTTTCTTATTTCTTCCTGCCTGGTTACCTATGGCCCCTCCCCTCCATGTAGCCCCGCCCCTCCCATGTGACCCCACAGGCTGAGCTGTGAGGCTGTAGAGGATGGagcatgttatgtttgctaatgacaggtgttatgaaggcaatccagagacacagtgtgcttagcgatcagagcgcacacagtgatctgacaaatacccaaaaacacaagaacgagctctgagacgtggaaactctgtagactgcacacctgatcctatcctaaacacaactaaaagcggctgtggattgcgcctaacaactacctaggcaactcggcacaacctaagaaactagctagcctgaagatagaaaaataggcctgatttgccccagagaaattccccaaaggaaaaggcagccccccacatataatgactgtgagtaagatgaaaagacaaaacgtagggatgaaatagattcagcaaagtggggcccgatattctaggacagagcgaggacagtaaagcgaactttgcagtctacaaaaaaccctaaagcaaaaaccacgcaaagggggcaaaaaagacccaccgtgccgaactaacggcacggcggtacaccctttgcgtctcagagcttccagcaaaacaaaagacaagctggacagaaaaaaagcaacaaaatagcaaaaggcacttagctatacagagcagcaggtcacaggaacaatcaggagaagctcagatccaacactgaaacattgacaaggagcaaggatagcagcatcaggcggagttaagcattgaagcagttaacgagctcaccagaacacctgagggaggaagctcagaagctgcagtaccacttgtgaccacaggagtgaattcagccacagaattcacaacagtattccccccttgaggaggggtcaccgaaccctcaccagagcccccaggccgaccaggatgagccgcatgaaaggcacgaacaagatctggagcatgaacatcagaggcaaaaacccaggaattatcttcctgagcataacccttccatttaaccagatactggagtttccgtctagaaacacgagaatccaaaatcttctccacaatatactccaattccccctccaccaaaaccggggcaggaggctcaacagatggaaccataggtgccacgtatctccgcaacaacgacctatggaatacattatgtatggaaaaggagtctgggagggtcaaacgaaaagacacaggattgagaacctcagaaatcctatacggaccaataaaacgaggtttaaatttaggagaggaaaccttcataggaatatgacgagaagataaccaaaccagatccccaacacgaagtcggggacccacacggcgtctgcgattagcgaaaagttgagccttttcctgggacaaggtcaaattgtccactacctgagtccagatctgctgcaacctgtccaccacagaatccacaccaggacagtccgaagactcaacctgtcctgaagagaaacgaggatggaacccagaattgcaaaaaaatggagagaccaaggtagccgagctggcccgattattaagggcgaactcagccaacggcaaaaaggacacccaatcatcctggtcagcagaaacaaaacatctcagatatgtttccaaggtctgattggttcgttcggtctggccattagtctgaggatggaaagccgaggaaaaggataggtcaatgcccatcctaccacaaaaggctcgccaaaaccttgaaacaaactgggaacctgtcagaaacaatattctcaggaatgccatgcaaccgaaccacatgctgaaagaacaaaggtaccaaatcagaggaggaaggcaatttagccaagggcaccagatggaccattttagaaaagcgatcacagaccacccaaatgactgacattttttgagaaacgggaaggtcagaaatgaaatccatcgaaatatgtgtccaaggcctctttgggaccggcaagggcaaaagcaacccactggcacgagaacagcagggcttagccctagcacaaatcccacaggactgcacaaaagtacgtacatcccgtgacagagatggccaccagaaggatctagccactaactctctggtgccaaagattccaggatgaccagccaacaccgaacaatgaagttcagagataagtttattagtccacctatcagggacgaacagtttctccgctggacaacgatcaggtttattcgcctgaaatttttgcagcacccgccgcaaatcaggggagatggcagaaacaatgactccttccttgaggatacccgctggctcagataaacccggagagtcgggcacaaaactcctagacagagcatccgccttcacatttttagagcccggaaggtacgaaatcacaaagtcgaagcgggcaaaaaataacgaccaacgggcctgtctaggattcaagcgcttggcagactcgagataagtcaagttcttatgatcagtcaataccaccacgcgatgcttagctccttcaagccaatggcgccactcctcgaatgcccacttcatggccagcaactctcggttgcccacatcataattacgctcagcgggcgaaaacttcctggaaaagaaagcacatggtttcatcactgaggaaTCAGAACCTCtcagtgacaaaaccgcccctgctccaatctcagaagcatcaacctcgacctggaacggaagagaaacatctggctgacacaacacaggggcagaacaaaaacgacgcttcaactcctgaaaagcttccacagcagcagaagaccgattaaccaaatcagcacccttcttggtcaaatcggtcaatggtttggcaatgctagaaaaattacagatgaagcgacgataaaaattagcaaagcccaggaacttttgcagacttttcagagatgtcggctgaatccaatcctggatggcttggaccttaactggatccatctcgatagtagaaggggtaaagatgaaccccaaaaatgaaactttctgcacaccgaagtgacactttgatcccttcacaaacaaagaattagcacgcaggacctgaaaaaccattctgacctgcttcacatgagactcccaatcatctgagaagatcaaaatgtcatccaagtaaacaatcaggaatttatccagatactcacggaagatgtcatgcataaaagactgaaacacagatggagcattggcaagtccgaacggcatcactagatactcaaaatgaccctcgggtgtattgaatgcagttttccattcatctccttgcctgattctcaccagattatacgcaccacgaagatctatcttagtgaaccaactagcccccttaatccgagcaaacaagtcagataacaatggcaagggatactgaaatttaacagtgatcttattaagaaggcggtaatcaatacacggtctcagcgaaccatccttcttggctacaaagaagaaccctgctcccagtggtgatgacgatgggcgaatatgtcccttctccagggattccttcacataactgcgcatagcggcgtgtttgggcacggacaaattaaataatcgacctttagggaatttactaccaggaatcaaattgatagcacaatcacaatccctatgcggaggtagggcatcggacttgggctcttcaaatacatcctgataatcagacaagaactctgggacctcagaaggggtggatgacgaaatcgacaaaaatggaacatcaccatgtaccccctgacaaccccagctggataccgacatggaattccaatccaatactggattatgggtttgtagccatggcaaccccaacacgaccacataatgcagattatgcaacaccagaaagcgaataacttcctgatgtgcaggagccatgcacatggtcagctgggcccagtactgaggtttattcttggccaaaggtgtagcatcaattcctctcaatggaataggacaccgcaaaggctccaagaaaaacccacaacgtttagcataatccaaatccatcagattcagggcagcgcccgaatccacaaacgccatgacagaaaacgacgacaaagagcatatcaaggtaatggacagaaggaatttggactttacagtaccaatgacggcagacctagcggcccacttagtgcgcttaggacaatcagaaatagcatgagtggaatcaccacagtagaaacacagaccattcagacgtctgtattcctgccgttcaactctagtcatagtcctatcgcactgcataggctcaggtttaacctcaggcaataccgccaaatggtgcacagatttacgctcgcgcaagcgtcgaccgatctgaatggccaaagacaaagactcattcaaaccagcaggcataggaaatcccaccatgacatccttaagagcctcagagagaccctttctgaacaaagctgccagcgcagattcattccactgagtgagtactgaccatttcctaaatttctgacaatatacttctatatcatcctgaccctggcacaaagccagcaaatttttctcagcctgatccactgaattaggctcatcgtacagcaatccgagcgccaggaaaaacgcatcgacactactcaatgcagggtctcctggcgcaagagaaaatgcccagtcttgcggatcgccgcgcaaaaaagaaataataatcaaaacctgttgaataggattaccagaagaatgaggtttcaaggccagaaatagcttacaattatttttgaaacttagaaacttagttctatctccaaaaaacaaatcaggaataggaattcttggttctaacatagatttccgatcaatagtatcttgaattttttgtacatttataacgagattatccattgaagagcacagaccctgaatatccatgtccacacctgtgtccagaatcacccaaatgtctaggggaaaaaaaaaaaagtgaacacagagcagaaaaaaaaaaaaatgatgtcagaactttttctttccctctattgagaatcattagtttggctccttgtactgttatgtttgctaatgacaggtgttatgaaggcaatccagagacacagtgtgcttagcgatcagagcgca
The nucleotide sequence above comes from Ranitomeya imitator isolate aRanImi1 chromosome 7, aRanImi1.pri, whole genome shotgun sequence. Encoded proteins:
- the LOC138646177 gene encoding oocyte zinc finger protein XlCOF6-like, which gives rise to MTWLVRALCLNISAKNALDGATPERGEVNIESAGGLSDERTLYSTLGCEGRQDQLFTTTSDAGRLRPHELKLRECLRKTPKLTNKKPIFLMGSIYVPGAPQLISDLSLTTVITILLFLTSGNRSCKYGPADERTEGIQDDWTNSSARHMISLDFKMDDCSITQDTCEEHSNISDIPSVFHIKELSSDPFKVLSPNSSQTFKQNKSHRSVENKTTPTRKKTISCSECGKCFTNKRNLPTHRKIHTGVKPFSCSECGKSFVRKSNLDVHERIHTGEKPYSCSDCGKCFTYKSSLVTHKRCHTGDKPFSCSECDMRDVTQERSHFHAQNVENVLVTNQVLLHMREFTPERSHFHVQNAGNVLLKNHILLGIKGVHIGNKPLICSKCGKCFTKKAYLVVHERIHTEEKPLSCSKCGKYFTKKDHLFIHERIHTEEKPFSCSECGKCFYMKSHLVVHQRIHTGVKPFACAECGKCFTYKSILVAHQSSHTGEKPFSCSKCGKSFTMKSALVRHEMTHTGEKKFCCSECGKCFTQKSSLLVHERIHTGEKPFSCPECGKCFADKSTFVRHQKNHIAAKLFSCSECGKCFTYKSILFAHQRNHTGEKPFSCSECGKCFTKTSHLIIHERTLTGEKPFSCSECGKCFSYKSVLVNHERCHK